AAGGCGGTGGGGAGGGAGAGCGGCCCGGCAGCGCCCGGAGAGGCGAGGCGGGCCCGGGCTTGTCGTGCTCCGATAGTGACCGGGGTCGGCAAGGGGAGAAAGGGCCcgcgtcccgccgccgcccgcgtcCCGCTGCCCCGCTCCGGGGAAGGTGTGTGGGCTGAGGGAGAGGCGAGCGGGCGCGGCCGGCTccccgccggcgccgccgggAGGGGCTGGGGCAAGCGCAGGGCACCTTGCCCTCACCCAAGATGGCGCCGCGGCCTCCCCGGCGCCGCTCTCACGTGATCGCGGAGCGGGCggccagggccgggccgggccgcggacgggagagggggaggcggccgctccccgccgcgggctCTGACAGCAGCGGAGCGGGGCAAAGCGGCGCCTGTGCGCGGCTGCTGAGGGAGGGCGGGCCCTGGGGGGCCCCCTCAAGTGTTGGGCCTAAGGCTGTGCTGGGGCGAGGCGCCAACGCCTCAGCGAGCGGCCTCCCGGGGCAACTTGTACCAGCAAACTTTTGTGTGAAgggtcttatttttttttccccacctcaaTTTAAGGAGTAGTTATTCTTCTGACGCCTTTGTGGTTGATAGTGGGGCCGCCTGTTACTCGCGGTTGATGTGATGAAAAAGTAGTTCGGCTTGTGGGCTTACTTTCACACTGAAAAGCTTGAAGTAAGCTTCATCTTGAGGACTTTTTATATCTGTGGAAGTTGAAGCTGCTGTGGTGAGAGGTGCTGAAGTAGTAACTGTCAGGTTTCGCTCACTGCTTTACATATAAGAATAAACTTGTGGCAATGGTGAGTACTGTTGGGAGGAAGGGCTGATTTCACTGGCCTAGCCCTGAAGAGAGTCAGCAGGTCGTGTTGGAGGACATTCTGCCTTTTGGtggagaaaaaggggaagggtttTGTGATGTTGAGTATTGTCCGAGCCAGGAGCAATTAATAGTAACTGCATTTAAACTTGTGCATAGTGCAAGTGTGACTTCAACTGCTTGATGAAGCCAGGCTCCACGGGAGCACTGGCAGAGCCTCTTGTAGGAGCCAGGCTGTATCCTGTTGCTCATTTTCAGCTGAAGCTGCATTTGTCTTCCCTTTAATAGCAGTTTGCTTCAGCATGCAGCTTAAGTAAAAATTACAGGAGCACGTGTTTATACTTGTAGTTGGAGTCAAAATGGATTAATTTCTCTATTCATAATGGCTATTTACTGTGTGTCATAAAAAATGGTATTGTTTGCTGTGGTAGTGAATCTTACATTTTTCAAAGCCAGCCTGCATTCTATTAAGTAATTCCTATCACACTTTCCTTGGGGAAAGCATCTATATACTAAAGGAATAGTCTTACCAGATGCAACACAGTAAATCTCTAGTGGAACTAGAAAACAGAGATTTCCAGATCCTCCTGGCTCTAGAATTATGAATCATAGTCTGTCATGATGCTGTGTAACGTTGAAGCTTTGCCAGGGGATTGTTAGGGCCTCGTTTACTGAGTTGTGCAGTATAAGTTGGAAGCTGGAAAGGACAGAGTTGTGCTGCCCATAATTGTAAAATACATCGGGCTTCCTGTGTTAAAATACTTGCTGGGAGCCAGACTTCACAGTTTTTGTGGATGTCTGTAAGCATGGTGGGtagcttttatattttaatggtaACCGTGGTGGTGAGAGGAAGATTTGCTTATGGCATTAACACGATTTCTAATTTTGTTCTGGATGACAACTTCTAAAAATACACTCTGAGAGTTGAGATCTCTCTAAGTGACTAGCTCAGTGAAGGGCTCGcatgtcaggggaaaaaaacacaaacttgCAAGGTGTGTGTGGAGACTTGAACACTGCTGTTCTCCCTTGCTGAGAACTGAGATCTTCTGAGGCCGTAGGTTGCGTCTCCAGAGGCGAAGGAAAGGAATTGAACTCTTTGGTGGGACTTGTGGTGAGGCTCTTGATGCTTGCACTTTACAATACTGGTAGCTGTTGCACTAAGTCTACTGCAAACTCCAATGTATACTGCTGCAAAGACCTTTTTTGACTGTCTCTATTCCTGACCATTTAATAACaatcttctcttttgctttcactTGATAGGAATAATGTTTCCAACATGTCTGTGCAGTCGCTGCTTTGTGAAAGAATTGCTGTTGCCAAAGAATTGATCAAGAGAGCGGAAGCCCTTTCCAAGTCCCAGAAGAGGAAAATAGAAGGCGGGGCAAAACTATGTGGGAAACTGAAGGCTGAGCTGAACTTCTTACACAAGGTGGAGGCAGGGAAGGTGGCCATTAAAGAATCCCATCTGCAAAGTACAAACCTTACCCATCTCCAAGCCATTATTCAGTCAGCAGAGAACCTGGAGGATGTTGTCAGTGTCCTCCGTGTCTTTGCTTACGAGGACAGGTTTGGAGACAAGCAGACGCTGGTGGTAGATGTTGTTGCAAACGGAGGTCACACGTGGGTGAAGGCCATCGGCCGGAAGGCTGAGGCCCTGCATAACATCTGGCTGGGGAGAGGCCAGTATGGTGACAAAAGCGTCATTGAGCAGGCAGAGGACTTCCTGCAAGCCAGCCATCAGCAGCCGGTGGAGTACAGCAACCCCCACATCATCTTTGCGTTCTACAACAGCGTGTCCAGTCCTATGGCAGAGAGGCTCAAGGAGATGGGAATATCTGTGCGAGGAGACATCGTGGCTGTGAACTCGCTGGCGGAGCCATCTACCGAGCACCGGCGCCTTAGTGCCAGTGAATCAGATGAAGAAGGCCCTGAATTCCTGCAGGTGACCAGAGTTGACCGGGAGAATTTAGTGGCCAGCATTGCTTTTCCTACCCAGATCAAAGTAAACGTGTGCAATAGAGTTAACCTGGACATCACTACCTTGATAACTTACGTCTCTGCTCTGAGCTACGGTGGCTGCTACTTCATCTTCAAAGAAAAAGTGCTAACGGAGCAAGCAGctcaggaaaggagggagagagtcCTGCCTCAGCTGGAGGAGTTCATGGAGGGGAAGGAGCTTTTTGCCTGTCAATCTGCTGTGAGAGATTTTCAGTCCATCTTGGAAACGCTGGGAGGACCGGGAGAGAAAGAGCGAGCTGCGTTACTTGTTCAAAGAATTCATGTGGTGCCAGATCAGCCGTCTGACCGTGCCTTAGGACTAGTGGCTAGTTCAAAAATCAACAGCCGTTCTCTTACCATTTTTGGGACAGGAGACACTTTAAAAGCCGTCACCATGACTGCAAATAGTGGTTTTGTGAGGGCAGCGGCTAACCAAGGTGTCAAGTTCAGTGTTTTTGTCCATCAGCCGCGAGCGTTGACAGAAAGCAAAGAATCTGTTGCCACACCTTTACCAAAGAGCTGCCCACCTGATGGACTATAAGTCATTAAATGAGTTAGTCATTGAAATACTGCAGGTGCTGCAGTGGAGGCATTTGGAGAAATGAGTCGTCATAACACAGTTTTGGGTGTGTATCAGTGAAAATGGTAACTGTAGGAGTGGAAGGGTTCCTCAAGGAATTTGCAATATCTTTACTTAGTTCTTGCTTTTGTTGTTCAGCTGACTGTTAATTTATTCACTAAGGTAATAAGATTTCAGTGATAATTAACTATCATACAGTATATTAATTGTATCCATCCCTATTAAAAAGTTCAGTTAAAGCACAGCTGTCTTTGTGCCCTTGTTGTTTTTGTCCTTTTCAGAGAGATTAACTTCGGCACCTTAGGTGGACTTCAGGCTTGACTGGTGTGGAACTTAAATCTTTCTTTCCCCTATCCTATCCAACTGAATTGTTTGTCGGTTCAGAGGTACCTTGTGTAGAGACCTGTGCCTTTTTGTGTGTATGCTGCTTCCTGAAGGCGTGATTAGTACCCATGAATAAAAACAGACGTAAGCCTTCCTCCTTTTACTGAAGGGATCCTCTGTATGTATATCATGTTAGACTGAGTTGGGCAACAGCTTTAAAATTCCCAGAAAAAATCAGTTGAAATTGGAGTTTAGTGGCACTAATATGTTGTGATCTTGGGCCAAACTGGACAGCCAGTGGTAGCAGACCAAGGAGGCAAATCTTCCATTTTCTCTTAGCCTTTGCCCAAGTACAAAGTCTTGCTGGGTACAAAACCCAGCTTAAGGCTTCGGATACTAGAATCCTCCTAAACTGAGCCAGCACCCAGGTAGTTTTTGATACTATCGAGTTCTCTGCTGAGGACTCATGGTGAACTTGAATTTAGTTTTGTGGCTCGATTACCTGAAACAAAGCCTCACTGAGGTCCTGAGTGTTGGGCGGGCAGGGGGGAAGAGGTTTGTGGGGTATGTTGTTAAATGCTACTTTGCCATATAGTAGAGAGAAGCTTTTTCACTGGTGGTGTAGCTGCTGGTTTTACTCAAAGTGTAGAATAAacaacaatttcttctttttttttttttttttttccaggagagaGTTGCTGTTTTAGAAGTCTTTCTAACGTTTTTCTGTGTGCTGTAATGACAGCACTTGCTGTTTGGTATTAATTTGCATCAGGTTCCTAGCGGAAAATTTTGGCATGTCAGAGTGAACCTCTCGGCCCTAAGCTGTACGTTTTATCAGGTCAGTGAAAGAGATATCCACTGAATATTTTATAGGCTGTTGTTCAACAAGAAAGCATTATTATGCAGCTTGTAGTTCAGGCAAAGAACATTCTCTTGCCTCTTGCCACTCCACTCTAAATTTCTTCCTACAGTGCAAAGTAGCTGCAGTGCTGCCCTTAGCCTTAGTCTCTACCTATTTCTTTCTGTCTCCAGTACTCTGGTATACTCCAGCACTGGTCTAAAGATACTGGCATGCCAGCAAAACCACTCTGCACACCCCTTCCAGCTGGGTAAGCTTAACTCCAAGGAGCAAAAACCATACGTTTTGTAGGTACGACTCTTGCTCTCCTCTGTTCTTATTATGCCTGTGGAGTAACCTGTTAGGAGTTAAGTATCACCAGTATCCACGTGCTGCACATCTTTACCTGTAACTTTTAACTATGCAGAGAGCAGTCTGCTCTCCGCTGGCCCCTTGTTTCTGCTGGTCAATGAGGTCGTTCATGGAGTTCAGTTAAGATGGGTGGaactgggttttgggttttgttgcttCAGCATCCACTCTTCTACCTGCCAGTTTCACAGTTCTCCCTTGGTGAGTTGTTCTAACAAAACATCTAGCTTGTTCCTACAGTCTGACGTGGTGTAATGAAACCTCATGGCAGGATACATCCCCCACTGTATccttttaattttcctgaaagTTCTGAAGGGAAAGGAAGACCAACGCA
The DNA window shown above is from Strix aluco isolate bStrAlu1 chromosome 1, bStrAlu1.hap1, whole genome shotgun sequence and carries:
- the C1H7orf25 gene encoding UPF0415 protein C7orf25 homolog isoform X2; the protein is MSVQSLLCERIAVAKELIKRAEALSKSQKRKIEGGAKLCGKLKAELNFLHKVEAGKVAIKESHLQSTNLTHLQAIIQSAENLEDVVSVLRVFAYEDRFGDKQTLVVDVVANGGHTWVKAIGRKAEALHNIWLGRGQYGDKSVIEQAEDFLQASHQQPVEYSNPHIIFAFYNSVSSPMAERLKEMGISVRGDIVAVNSLAEPSTEHRRLSASESDEEGPEFLQVTRVDRENLVASIAFPTQIKVNVCNRVNLDITTLITYVSALSYGGCYFIFKEKVLTEQAAQERRERVLPQLEEFMEGKELFACQSAVRDFQSILETLGGPGEKERAALLVQRIHVVPDQPSDRALGLVASSKINSRSLTIFGTGDTLKAVTMTANSGFVRAAANQGVKFSVFVHQPRALTESKESVATPLPKSCPPDGL
- the C1H7orf25 gene encoding UPF0415 protein C7orf25 homolog isoform X1, producing the protein MNNVSNMSVQSLLCERIAVAKELIKRAEALSKSQKRKIEGGAKLCGKLKAELNFLHKVEAGKVAIKESHLQSTNLTHLQAIIQSAENLEDVVSVLRVFAYEDRFGDKQTLVVDVVANGGHTWVKAIGRKAEALHNIWLGRGQYGDKSVIEQAEDFLQASHQQPVEYSNPHIIFAFYNSVSSPMAERLKEMGISVRGDIVAVNSLAEPSTEHRRLSASESDEEGPEFLQVTRVDRENLVASIAFPTQIKVNVCNRVNLDITTLITYVSALSYGGCYFIFKEKVLTEQAAQERRERVLPQLEEFMEGKELFACQSAVRDFQSILETLGGPGEKERAALLVQRIHVVPDQPSDRALGLVASSKINSRSLTIFGTGDTLKAVTMTANSGFVRAAANQGVKFSVFVHQPRALTESKESVATPLPKSCPPDGL